In Nitrospira sp. MA-1, the genomic window AGTTCAAATCTGACCCCCATCCCGCTTGAGGTCATGGCGATGGCCTCTCCGTGAAGGCCGGTTGGGTTGCTGTCGAAGAGTGACAGTGCGCGACCTTTTGACGGTGTCAGGGAGGACGGTCCCGCTGCCCGCATTCGGGGATCGAAGCTCAGCCCCTCAATAATACGTTCGCCATCTTTGAATTTGAAAAGCTTTTGGGCCGGATCTCCAAAACCACTGCGAGCCGGTGGGATATCGCCGATGCGGATAGAGTAGGCGCTGCCATAATTGGAAAAGAAGACCACCGATTCAAGGGTGCTTCCCCCTAAGATCGTCATCACTCGATCGCCTTCCCGAACCCGAGCTTTGGAGAGATCTTTAATGAGGCCGACCCGCCGGATCCATCCATCTGTGGAAATGGTGATCACGGCATCTTCTTTGACCCGGAAGGCGTCCGGATCGAATTCAATTTCCTCTGTTTGCTTCCGGCCTATTTTTGTTCGACGTTTGTCACCAAATGCCGTGGCGACTTCCTCCAGTTCTTTTTTCACCACATCCCATAATTTGTTATTAGAAGCCAACAGTGCTTTGAGGTCCTTGGCCTGGCGCAGCTTGTCGGCCAGCTCATCCAGCATCTTCTTGATTTCGGTCCGGGATAATTTATAAATGGGCGTCTCCAGAATTGCGTCGGTTTGAATTGGTTCCAATCCGAATCGTTGTTGGAGTTTTTCCGCAGAATCGGCTTTGCCCTCACTTTGCCGGATGATCTTGAGCACCTGATCCAGGGCGTCAAAGATGAGTTTAAATCCATTCAGGATATGGATTCGTTTTTCCAGGACTTGCAAATCGTAGCTGAATCTTCGTTTGACGGTAACAAAGCGAAAGTCGATGAACTGTTCCAGCATCTGCTTGAGATTCAGGCAGTCAGGACGGGCCACGGTCGATCCGGGTACGGGAACCAGGCACGTTAAATTGACGGAAAAATTATTCTGCAGTGGCGTATGTTTAAAGAGATAGGCCATCGCCAGATGGGGATCGGCATCTTTTTGTGTCTCAAGGGCAATTTGAACTTCGGTCGTGGATTCATCCCGGACATCCACAAGTTGCGGAACCTTTTTGGTGATAATTAATTCGCCGATCCGTTCTACAATCGTGGACTTATCGACGGCAAAGGGAATGGAGGTAATCAGAATGGCCGATTTCCCGTGATCCAAAGCTTTGACCTCATATTCTCCACGAAGCCGGATCGACCCCTGTCCGGTTTCATACATTTCCCGGATTTCTGTTTTGTTGTTCAGGATTTCCCCACCAGTCGGGAAGTCCGGGCCTTTGAGGTATTTCATGAGATCGGCAATAGAGGCGTCCCGGTTCGCAATCAAGGCAATTGCGGCCTGGATCACCTCTCCTAGATTATGGGGAGGGATATTGGTGGCCATGCCCACGGCAATCCCTGTGGATCCATTCACCAACAGATTGGGAAAGCGGGCGGGGAGGACCAGCGGCTCTTCCGCCTTGCCATCGTAATTGGGTTGGAAGTCGACGGTGTTTTTATTCAGTTCGTTCAGGAGTTCGAGTGCGAGGGGTGTCAGACGGGCTTCGGTATAGCGATAGGCGGCAGGACGGTCTCCGTCCTGGCTGCCAAAATTTCCATGGCCATCGACCAGGGTGTTGCGCAATGACCAGGGCTGGGCCATTCGCGCCATCGCGTCATAGACCGCCGCGTCCCCATGTGGATGCCATTCACCGATGACCGACCCCACAACTTTGGCGCTCTTGATGGGTGGCCGGTCAGGCACCAGGCGATGGTTGTGAAACATGGAAAATAAAATGCGTCGCTGCACCGGTTTCAATCCATCCCGGATATCCGGAAGGGCCCGAGAGGTAATGACCGAGAGGGCATAATTGAGATAGCGTTGTCGCGTGGTTTCATCCAACGGAACCGGAATGATCACCGATGGGGTCTTATTGGAAGAATCTGTGCCTGAACGGGTTCGTTTGGCCATACGTTCGTATCCTTTGATAACTCAGAGGGTCTTGAAAATCATGCGGGAATCAGGATTTCGGAGGGTGAAGCCGTCTTATCACATTATTGGACTGGTGGGGGTTCGGGGCCAAGGTGTTTTGTCGGCGGCTCCGGTTCTTCGTCAGTTGGTTTAACAAGAGAAGGCAATCCTAACTGGTCCTTGATACGAGTTTTCACCCAAAACGGATCCCACCATTCCGTGGGATTCACCTGTTCGCCATGCAAAATCAAACTAAAATGCAGGTGGTCTCCGGCGGCGAGGCCAGTGGTGCCTGATTTGCCAATGGGTTGGCCCAGAGTGACAGCCTCACCGGTTTTGACTTCGATTGAGGACAGATGTGCATACAAAGAAAGCAACCCGTATCCATGATCTAAAATAATTGTGTTCCCATAAATTCCCAGGTATCCGGCAAACACCACAATTCCGTGGTTAGCAGCTTCGACGGGATAATGCTGGGTAACGGCAAGGTCAAACCCTAAATGATCCTGGGTATCGACGACCTGCCCGTTATACATGTATTTGCGATGATCGGCGAAGGAGGCTTCAACTTTGGACCCCGACAGTTGGCGAAACGCCCCCTTCCAGAGGAATTCCTTGCGGCTAACCTTGGCCAGATTGGTAATGGTATCGTTATTCATCTTGCGTAACTTGTCGTTGACAAGAAGGAAATCCTTCAGCGAATCACCCAGGCTTTGTAACTCGGGGGTTTGAGCCAGGATGGAGGGGACGGTTTTTCGAATGAAGGATTCGGAAATATTGATGGAGCGGGTACGCCAGGCTTGAGGTTTGACCTTGAAATTCACATCCATGATGGCGGAGTTGCCAAATCCGTCGTCTGCAATCACTTGAATCGGTGTCGAGGACGGTAAATTATAGGGAAAGGCAATAAAGGCAAACATACCGGCCTTGTCAGGTGCAGGATATCCTGGGAAGAAGGCCTTTCCAATTTTTACCCCGTGAATAGACACTTCTGGGATTACTCGATACCTTACGATTCCTGCTCCACCTTGCACGATGGTCGTGGGGGCCGATAGGAGTTCCAATCGGGGCGGCGTGAATTGTGGGGTAAATTCCTTTTCCAGCCGTTGTCCGTTACCTTCAAACCAGTTTCGCCAGGAATAATCCCGTGCGGTCACAATGAGTTGAGCCTGCCCTTGTCGTCGCGGCAGATCCCCGTCGGCATAGGGAATGACGTCCAGCGTGAATTCATGGTCATGTCCGCCCGTCGCCGAAAGCCATCCTGCAGAAGGAAAGGACTGGTCGGCGAGAACGAAGGTTTCCAAATTGTGAATGATGCGAACGGAGATGTCGCGAAGGCCGGTTTCAGGATCATGAATACGGAGAACCAGGGGTGTGGTTGGACCGACCTGCTCGAATGGTTGCTCGAGGGAGATTTCAGGAGCAGTGGAATCTCCCCATCGTGCGTTCCCAATTAATCCCAGGTAAATGGCGATAAGAGCCAGGACAATGATAATCAGAAAGGCTTTTTTGGACACGATTGGGGTAACTCTTTTTCCAGAGGATTATGCGAGCAGGACAAAAAAATGTTCCTCTTCTTATACCATACCCAGCCTTCAGAGCAAGTGTGTGGCGCGTTTGAAATGACGGTGAAGCGGGCGACTGTGAATTACGACCTTAGAAATGGCTGCTCTGTACTCTTGACATGGACAGGATGATCGCCTAGCCTGTTCCGGGCTTCAGTCAGGCCCTAAGTCTCATATCCCTCCTCTCGGGCAATGTATTCCGTCAAGATGGAGATGTGGGAATTCCCGCTCCTTGAATAATTGATCAGGAGTTTGGTTTCGAGGAAGAAGCCGGTGGGTTCTTGGTTCCAAACACATTCCCGAACATTTTCTCGATATTTCTTTATTTTGACAAATGGTGTTCCGATATATGCCGGTAGTGCCGAACCGGCTTCAGCCTGATCGGCATTATTTGAATCAACCGTCTTTCCACATGGGGGGCTCATGCCAGGGTTGAGTGACATTCTAGGGTGGTTTTCGAGCGATTTAGCCATCGATTTAGGAACGGCCACGACACTGGTCTATGTTCGTGGAAAAGGGATCGTCCTGAGTGAACCCTCGGTGGTGGCTATTGAAAAACAATCGAATACGGTGTTGGCCGTGGGCGTCGAAGCCAAACGCATGGTGGGGAGGACGCCGGGAAATATTGTGGCGATCCGGCCAATCAAAGAAGGCGTTATCGCCGATTTCGCCATGACCGAGCGCATGTTGCATTATTTTATTACCAAAGCGCATAACCGGCGGGCGTTCGTCCGGCCTCGCTGTATTATTGGTGTCCCATCCCGTATTACCGAAGTTGAGCAACGTGCTGTTCGTGAATCGGCCACTCAAGCGGGCGCTCGGGAAGTCTATCTCATTGAAGAACCGGTTGCGGCAGCCATCGGTGCCGGGTTACCGATCACGGAGCCCTCAGGGAACATGGTGATCGACATTGGAGGAGGTACGACCGATATTGCCGTCATTTCCCTTGGGGGCATTGTCTGCAGCGAGTCGGTAAAGGTGGCGGGTGATTCCATGGATGACGCCATCATGAGCTATATCAAGCGTCGGTATAATTTGCTGATCGGTGATCACATGGCGGAGAAAGTGAAAATCGAGGTCGGATCGGCCTATCCGTTAGAACAAGCCAAAACGATGATGGTCAAAGGGAGGGATATGATTTCAGGTATTCCCAGGACGGTGGTGGTGAATGACTCTGAAATCCGGGAAGCGTTGGAAGATCCCATACATGCCATCGTGAATGCCTTACGAAACGCGCTGGAGAATACGCCGCCGGAGTTAGCCGGAGATATTATCGATAAGGGTGTGGTGATTACAGGCGGGGGTTCGTTATTGCCGGGCATCGCCACGCGGTTTCAGGAGGAAACCAATCTGCCCATCATTACGGTGGAGGATCCTTTGACCTCCGTGGTGTATGGCGTGGGAAAAGCCCTTGATGAAGTCGATTTATTTCAAAAGATTCAAAAGTTTTAATGGTGGTCTAGGGCAATCCGGCAGTGGCGTTGGGTACAATCTGAAAAATCTTACCTTGATGACCGACCACATAGATTTCTCCCTCGCGATCTTCTCCAAAGGACGCAATTTGTAAATCCGTATCCAGCAGTTGTGTGGTCTGCCCGTCGCGGTAGCCCCAGATTTCACCGGTACAATAATCCCCGAACACATAGACTCCTTCTAGCCATGGCACGTGTTTCCCACGATAGACATAGCCCCCGGTCACCGAACATCGTCCCTGTTCGTGCCGATATTCTGTAACCGGACGGACCACACCCTCGGCCAATTCGCAGTTTTTGCTGGGCTTGAAGCAGTGACTCCCTTCAAAGAGTCGCCATCCATAGTTTTTCCCTTTTGCAATTACATCTATTTCTTCCCAAAGATTCTGTCCCACATCCCCGGCCCATAATTCCCCGGTCTGGCGGTCAAAGGAAAAACGCCAGGGGTTTCGAAGGCCAAGGGCAAAAATTTCAGGTTGGCCTTGTTGTCCGACAAATGGATTGTCTGCAGGGATGCGGTAGGGAGGGGGTCCATTCACATCAATCCGAAGGATTTTTCCTAGCAATGACTGTCGGTCTTGCGCTCGATTCTCGGGATCCCCACCTGCTCCGCCGTCTCCCATCCCAATGTACAACAATGCGTCCGGGCCAAAAGCGATCATGCCACCGTTATGGTTGCCGTAGGGTTGTGGAATGACGAGTCTGATGGTTTCCTGAGGGTTTGCTTGATTGGGGGCTGGTGAAACTTGATGCTCAGCAATCACCGTAGCGCCGTCCTGTGCCCTTGTGTAGTTGACAAAAAACCGGCCATTCGTTGAGTACTGAGGATGGAATGCCAGTCCCAGGAGCCCTCGTTCCCCTCCTGTGGACAGTTTTTCTGTTATATCCAAGAAAAGAGACGGAATCCGTTGGCCTGGAGTCAGGATAACAATGCGGCCATGTTGTTCTACCACGAATAAGCGTTTGGTCTGATCCGGACTGCCTGTAAGAAAAACAGGCTTGGAAAATTCATGCTCCACCACGGGTTGCAATCCAATGGGTCCATTGGCAGGAGCAGGTTTTCCAGAAAGGCTCCAACTCAACGTGGACCAAAGGCCTACCGCTATCCCTATGATGATTCCCATCGTCAGGGGGCCTCGTCGCCTTTGAGTCGGTCGATGGAGACGAAATGGGTGTTTTCTGGAAATGATGGAGGGGAATGGGGATTGCCCGGGAAATCGACGCCTTGTTATAACTTGAGAAGCCATAAGTTAATGTAAAGGAGAGTGAGATGATCCTAAAGTATGAGTCCGATATTTTAGATGACGAAAATGCCAGAGGGAATTTCTATCATGTCTGTCAGGGAAAGGTCCAGGACACGCCGGTAGGCATTCCTCCTGATGATCAGCCCTATGAATGCCCCGCGTGTGGCATTGATCTGGAACAGGAAGATTTTATGTTGGCGCAACAACGGGGCTGGTCCTAATTGTTAGGAGAGGCCACCCCCATCTTATTGTAGGGAGGACCAGATGGAGTTACCACGTAGCCACGAGAGAAAAACGGTATCGGTCATGCGCGGCCGCATGATGCTGTGTTCGGCTTGTTTCGACAGCATTCATGAAGAAAACTTAGTGGATGAAAAAAACTATGTGGCAGACCATGAGGCTTTTTTTGATCTTATTTGTCCGGGCTGCGAAGATTTGAACCGTCCCCTCATCGACGATATGCTGGGCAGTTCGGAATAGCCCCAATCTTCATTTGATTGGACATGCTGAATGGGGTCCTCCACTCCAGGCCACCGCATCTTCTTTCCGGTATTCTGCATCTCCCAGACTAGCCAATCCTGCCAATGAAATTTATGAGTCGGCGTTTGCTTAGAAGGCTGGGAATTGTCTACCCAAGCTTCTTGTGCCACCGCCGCGAAATGACGGAGCTGGCCCATCTCCTCCGATTGTTCAATCGGTTCGTCTTTTCAGAACCTTCCTGGTCGTCAACGTCATGTTCTTGTTCGTTTCCTAAACTCCTGTACAGATGAGACCGATAAGAAGAAGAGGGTCCAAAGTCGTCGTGAAGATTCCCGAGAAGGAGGTGTCCTATGGGAGGCTTCAGATCTGGTCCACTTATCTTTATGGTCTTTGGGGTTGCCCCCATTTTCCTGTTTGCCTCCCCCACTCCCGCGTTGCCGTGTGAATCTCTACTCAATCCTCTGGCGTTTCAGGTTACGACCTTCACCCAAAACACCCTGCTTCCCAATGGCATGATGGCCATTCGGTATCCGGCAACTGAGCAGGAAGTTTCTCCGCATGTCAGTGTGCATCGAATATTGATGGTGATTCCGGGATTACAGGAATCACTTCCGGAAGCCTCTGATATACACTATCGAATTGTTGAGGGAGATGGCACGATCGGCTGGATAACCTATATCGTTTCCGCCCATGCATTGTTCTATGGCGTGGGTGAGGATTCCTTAGGCTTTCCGGAAAAGATGTGGATTGATCCCGAAGAGGATGGGCTGAACGGCAACGAACACATCAATGGCAGGTAAACTGATTCAGGGAAATGAGGCGTCATACGCCTCCAGGGTAGATTGCCAGCCCGTTTAATTCATCGAGCAGGCGCCGGGTCCCCGGGGATCTCCACAGGATCCGCAACTGCCCGGATCAACAATATTCATTCCACTACCTGTCCCGCCTACGGCAAATCCTGTCAGTTGTTTTTCTAACGTGTTGGCCTGACACTTTGGACATTCCGGAATTGTCGAGCTATGGACAAGCATTTCAAAATGATGCGAACATCCTTGACACTTATAGGCAAATATCGGCATGGGTTCTGGACCTCCTTTTCAATGAAGTGGTAGATCTATTATAGGCGACCACATGAGATAAGGACAATGGAGGATCGCGAAGGGAGCGGGTTTACGGTCATGATGGAGAAGGAGAAAAAGATGTATCAAGAAGAGGAATCATTTAATCTGCGGTTTTCCCTGGAAGCCAATTTCCCGGATGAATATGAGGGCGAGGAAGATGAAAGGGCGTGGCTTGCCCATTGGGAAGAAAAAGTGAAGCCTGATATCGTGAAAAGTATATTTCGCACATTGGAACAGTACCCTGACTGGGTGGCACGTTTTCGCAATCGAGGGATGGCAGCCACGGACGAGATTGAAATTGTCTTAGAAAAAACCTATACCGATTCTACATTGAATTAACCGTATTATGATCTTTTGGCCATTCGTGAAACGGTATGGAATCTTAGTTATTGCCTGGGTTTGTTTGGCTGGAGGTCCTGCCTATGCCCAGAATCTTATCTATTCCCCCACACCGGGCAATCCGGTTGGACGCGCTCCGCAAGCCATCACAGCGGGAGATTTCAATGGAGACGGATTGTGGGATATGGCGACGGTTAACAGCACTTCCGACGACGTCTCAGTGCTCTTAGGCAACGGCAATGGCACCTTTCAATCTGCGGTATCCTTTGGAGTCGGGAAAATTCCCCTGGCGGTGGTGGCCGCCGATATGGATGGCGACAGCCGTCTCGACTTGGTCCTGGCGTTAACCGGCTCTGATCAGGTCGTTGTGCTGAAAGGTGAGGGCACAGGAATGTTTCAGAAGTTGGCCAGCCAGGGGGCAGGCAAGGGGACGACCTTTTTAGCGGTCCGGGATCTTAACGGGGATGGGTGGAGTGATGTGGTGGCAGTGAATAGCGGACGATTTGGTTACTACCCGCCTTTTGATCTTGCGGTGCTCTTAAATGATGGCAAGGGAGGCATGTTGGCCCCCGTGACTTATGAACAGAACGGGCGTGACGGAATGTTTCCTACCGGTGTGCTGGTCGAGGATCTGACAGGCGATGGAAAACCGGATCTTGCGGTAACATGGAGTCAGCCGAGTTGGCGTTCTCCCAACGGGCTTGTCTCCATACTGAAGAATGCCGGGAATGGGACATTTGCCCCTGAGAAGGAACTCAAGTCTGGTTTTACCTTAAGCGCGGTTCAGGGGGCCGACATCAACCATGATGGATTGGTTGACCTTGCCGTGACCAGCCTCTTTTCGGACAGCGTTCGTATTCTGCTTCAGCAGGATGGAGGAACGTTTACCGAATTGGATCCCATTAAAGTGGGCTTTGCCCCGGTGGGCGTGACGTTTCGGGATTTTAATGGGGATCAAGAAATAGACATGGTTGTGGTCAATCGTGATTCCAATAGTCTGTCGATTTTGTTGGGGGATGGAGCCGGCCTTTTTACCTCAGCGGGACACTTTGGTGTTGGAGCCGCGCCGTCAGCCATGGTTGTGGAGGATTTTGATCAAGACCAATTTCCCGATTTGGCCACGGCCAGCACCAATGCCGATGGCGTTTCGGTACTGCTTAGCGGAGATGCGGCTATCCCCCTCCCAAGCCTGAGCACCGATGTCCTGGTCTATGAGATGGAGTCGGGCCAGGAGACGGATCCCTCCTCCTCTACTCATGTGGTGCGGGTCTCCAACATTGGATTGGGACTTCTCAAAATTGTGGATGTGAAGATCACCGGCAATGAAGCGGATGCCTTTTCTGTTGTGGAGAACACTTGCGCGGATGTCACGTTGCATACGGGCGATTCGTGCATGCTCAATGTCGGATTCGCTCTACATGAGCCGGGAACGCACTATGCCATGCTTATGGTTCACGATAATGCCAGCGGTAGTCCGCGTCGTGTGGTGTTAAAAGCTCTGGTGAAAAGTTAAGAAGGTGCTCTCCTGAGCATGAATGTGAAACTGAACCAGCTCTTTTGACCCTCCCTTCATCCCGTTATTTGAATTCTGCGCTTCAAACCTTTCCCAAAATCCGGTATGCTCTTCTTCCGTTTCCTGAAGCAGAGTGACTTTCATGTCGACTTCCGGTCAATCCAGTCAAAATGTGTGGGTGGGTATCGATATTGGGGGGACCTTTACCGACTTTGTGGTCTGTTCCTCCTCGGATCAATCTCTTCCTCTTCAGCGATTTAAAATTCTTTCGACCCCGGCCGATCCTGCGGAAGCGGTCCTGCAAGGGTTAGCCCGTCTTTCTCACCATCCTGGTCGTCATATTGTGCATGGTTCCACCGTGGCCACTAATGCCATCCTGGAACGGAAAGGGGCTCGGACGGCTCTCATCACGACTAAAGGTTTTCGCGATGTGCTGCTTATTGGACGGCAAAATCGTCCTGATTTGTATGACCTGTTCCCTGTCATTCCTCCGCCCTTAGTCCCTCGTGAATGGTCCTTCGAAATCTTGGAGCGGGTGGATTGTGAAGGGAACATCCTGACGCCTCTTCAGGAACAAGATCTTGTCTCAATTCTTGAAATGTTCCGGCGTGAGGCGATTCAGTCTGTGGGCGTGTCGTTTCTGTTTTCCTTTGTGAATCCTGCTCATGAGCAATGGGTGACGGCGCGCTTGCGTGACGAAGGATTCTTTGTGACGGGTTCCTCTGAAATCCTGCCGGAATTTCGGGAATATGAACGAACCAGTACGACGCTGGTGAATGCCTATGTGTCTCCCGTGCTCGATGCCTATTTGGGCCGTTTAGAACGGGAGATAAAACCGACCGAGTTTCATATTGTGCAATCGAACGGGGGACGTATTTCCGTCGCCCAAGCGCGAGGGCATGGTGTCCGCTCCATTCTGTCCGGTCCGGCCGGGGGTGTGGTGGGTGCGCGATACCTGGCAGGGTTGGCGGGCTTCACCAGGATTCTGACCTATGATATGGGCGGGACGTCCACAGACGTGGCGTTGGTCAATGAGACGATTCACGTCACGACAGAAGCCAAAGTTGGGGGGAATCCCATTCGTGTGCCTGTCATCGATATCCATACAGTCGGTGCCGGAGGTGGCTCCCTGGCTACCGTCGATGCGGGCGGTAATCTTCGTGTGGGACCTCAAAGTGCCGGAGCGCAACCGGGTCCGGTGTGTTATGGGCGGGGCGGGACGATTCCGACGGTCACCGATGCCCATGTGGTCCTGGGTCGATTGCCGACTGACGGGTTTTTAGGTGGCCGGATGGGATTGAATGTCGAAGCGGCGCAACAGGCGTTCGATGAACTGAGCCGGCAGATGGTTCTGACACCTCGTTCCGGTTTGGATATCCGGCAGACCTTGGCCTTGGGCATGATCCAAATTGCCAATGTGCATATGGAGCGCGCGTTGCGTGTCATCTCGGTGGAGCGGGGAGAAGATCCGAGGGAAACCGTCTTGGTGGCATTTGGTGGTGCAGGCGGATTACATGCGTGTGATCTGGCCAGGGCGTTGGGTATCCCGCACGTGATGGTGTCACCCATGGCCGCCACGCTCTCGGCTCTGGGCATGTTGGCTGCGGATGTGCAATTGGATTACGTCCAGACGGTGATGTTGCCGGGAAGCACGCCGATGGAGATTCTTGAACAGTCGACGCAACCGTTGGTTGATCAGGGGCAAGAAGACTTACATCGGGAAGGCGTGGATCCTGACCAATGGGTTCTCTCTCGAATCGTCGATGTTCGATATGTCGGTCAATCCTTCGACTTAGCGGTGCCGCTGACTTCCAAATTTCACGAGGAATTTCATCGGATCCATCACGCACGCTATGGCTATAGCCAGACAGAGACGCCTATCGAAATTGTAAATGTACGAGTCCGGGCAGTCGGCCATGTGACGCCGCCGACCATTCCCACCAGGCCGCTGGGGTCAGCCGATCCGACTGCAGCCAAGTGGGAAGATCGTCCGGTAGTTTTGCCTCAAGGGATGCAACCGGTCCCGCATTATTGGGGAACCCGCTTGTGTCCGGGACATGAAATCAATGGACCGGCTATTCTGGTTCTGGATGATACGACGATCTATATCGGACCCACGGATCATGCCGCGATTGATACCTATTCGAATATTCTTATAAAGGTTGGAGCCACCGATGGATGATCCCATTCGCACAGAAATGATGAAGCACCGGTTGGTGTCTGTGGCTGAAGAAATGGGCGCTCGCCTGCAAAGGGCTGCCTTCTCGCCCAACATTAAAGAACGCTGTGATTTTTCCTGCGCGGTGTTTGATGCATCCGGAAACTTGGTCGCGCAAGCAGCGCATATTCCCGTTCATCTTGGCGCCATGCCGCTGTCGGTGCAAGCCTGCCTTGAGTCCTTGACGTTGGCGCCTGGTGATGTGGCCATGGTCAACGATCCCTATCGCGGGGGCACGCATCTTCCCGATCTTACAGTGGTCTCGCCAATTTTTATGACAAACACCTCTCCTCCTACTCTCTTAGGGTTGGTCGCTAATCGCGCGCACCATGCCGATATTGGCGGGATGTCGGCAGGGTCGATGCCGTTGTCGCAAGAAATATATCAAGAAGGACTGATTATTCCTCCAGTGAAACTCATGGTGGGCGGTAAAAAAAATGATGACGTCTGGCGGCTGTTCTTAGCGAATGTCCGGACTCCAGAGGAACGCATGGGTGATCTCCAGGCTCAATTGGCGGCGAATCAGATTGGAAGTGAACGGATGCGAGCGATGGCTGAACGGTTTGGCATGCAACCGCTGCTCGCGGAAATGGATGCCTTGCTTCGTTATAGCGAACGCATGACCCGCCAGTTAATCAGCATGTTGCCCAATGGCTGCTACCGTTTTGAAGATGCCCTGGATAACGATGGATTCACCGAGGAACCTGCTGTCATTCGTGTCGCCATTATGATCGAAGATGAAGAAGTCACGGTCGATTTTTCGGGAACCGATGCGCAGCGGCCTGGTAGCATTAACGCCGTCTATCCGGTCACGTTGTCCGCAGTGGCCTATGTGTTCCGATGTGTATTGGGGTTGGATATCCCTGCCAATAGCGGATGCCTTCGACCGATTCACATTATTGCGCCGGAAGGCACGCTGGTAAATGCCCGTCGTCCTGCCGCGGTGGCGGCCGGAAATGTCGAAACCTCCCAGCGAATCGTGGATATCCTGCTGGGAGCCCTGGCGCAAGCCTGCCCTGATCGCATTCCGGCAGCCAGCCAGGGAACCATGAACAACCTCACCATCGGTGGATGGGATCAACGACACAACCGGCCCTTTGCCTATTACGAAACCATCGGAGGCGGAATGGGTGCAGGTCCTCAATTCGATGGGGCGAGCGGACGCCATTCACACATGACTAATACGCTGAATACCCCGGTGGAAGCCGTTGAATATGCCTATCCATTTCGAATTTCCCGCTATGCTTTGCGCGAAGGTTCAGGAGGAAGCGGTCAGTATCAAGGTGGAGATGGAATCGTGCGGACATACGAATTTCTTCAACCTGCCGAGGTGACGTTGTTGTCCGACCGACGGATTACCAAGCCCTATGGATTGGAGGGGGGGGCACCAGGTGAATCCGGGTGCAACAACCTGAGACAAAACGGCGTTGAAAAAGACGTGAGTGGAAAATGTTCATTCCCCGTTGAAGCAGGCGATGAACTCACCATCGATACTCCGGGCGGCGGCGGTTTCGGAAAATCCTGAAGCCGTCCCACCGGGATGTTTCTACAGCTAATCCATACAGAAATTATGGTTCTGGTTTTATACCTTCACGATGCATGTGGGGAATCCTTATGAAGGGATGGCCAGTCAAAACATGTTCGGAGGTGAATACGTCACAATAGTGCACCCAACTTACGCGTCAAATGGATTT contains:
- a CDS encoding FG-GAP-like repeat-containing protein gives rise to the protein MIFWPFVKRYGILVIAWVCLAGGPAYAQNLIYSPTPGNPVGRAPQAITAGDFNGDGLWDMATVNSTSDDVSVLLGNGNGTFQSAVSFGVGKIPLAVVAADMDGDSRLDLVLALTGSDQVVVLKGEGTGMFQKLASQGAGKGTTFLAVRDLNGDGWSDVVAVNSGRFGYYPPFDLAVLLNDGKGGMLAPVTYEQNGRDGMFPTGVLVEDLTGDGKPDLAVTWSQPSWRSPNGLVSILKNAGNGTFAPEKELKSGFTLSAVQGADINHDGLVDLAVTSLFSDSVRILLQQDGGTFTELDPIKVGFAPVGVTFRDFNGDQEIDMVVVNRDSNSLSILLGDGAGLFTSAGHFGVGAAPSAMVVEDFDQDQFPDLATASTNADGVSVLLSGDAAIPLPSLSTDVLVYEMESGQETDPSSSTHVVRVSNIGLGLLKIVDVKITGNEADAFSVVENTCADVTLHTGDSCMLNVGFALHEPGTHYAMLMVHDNASGSPRRVVLKALVKS
- a CDS encoding hydantoinase/oxoprolinase family protein, coding for MSTSGQSSQNVWVGIDIGGTFTDFVVCSSSDQSLPLQRFKILSTPADPAEAVLQGLARLSHHPGRHIVHGSTVATNAILERKGARTALITTKGFRDVLLIGRQNRPDLYDLFPVIPPPLVPREWSFEILERVDCEGNILTPLQEQDLVSILEMFRREAIQSVGVSFLFSFVNPAHEQWVTARLRDEGFFVTGSSEILPEFREYERTSTTLVNAYVSPVLDAYLGRLEREIKPTEFHIVQSNGGRISVAQARGHGVRSILSGPAGGVVGARYLAGLAGFTRILTYDMGGTSTDVALVNETIHVTTEAKVGGNPIRVPVIDIHTVGAGGGSLATVDAGGNLRVGPQSAGAQPGPVCYGRGGTIPTVTDAHVVLGRLPTDGFLGGRMGLNVEAAQQAFDELSRQMVLTPRSGLDIRQTLALGMIQIANVHMERALRVISVERGEDPRETVLVAFGGAGGLHACDLARALGIPHVMVSPMAATLSALGMLAADVQLDYVQTVMLPGSTPMEILEQSTQPLVDQGQEDLHREGVDPDQWVLSRIVDVRYVGQSFDLAVPLTSKFHEEFHRIHHARYGYSQTETPIEIVNVRVRAVGHVTPPTIPTRPLGSADPTAAKWEDRPVVLPQGMQPVPHYWGTRLCPGHEINGPAILVLDDTTIYIGPTDHAAIDTYSNILIKVGATDG
- a CDS encoding hydantoinase B/oxoprolinase family protein, with the protein product MDDPIRTEMMKHRLVSVAEEMGARLQRAAFSPNIKERCDFSCAVFDASGNLVAQAAHIPVHLGAMPLSVQACLESLTLAPGDVAMVNDPYRGGTHLPDLTVVSPIFMTNTSPPTLLGLVANRAHHADIGGMSAGSMPLSQEIYQEGLIIPPVKLMVGGKKNDDVWRLFLANVRTPEERMGDLQAQLAANQIGSERMRAMAERFGMQPLLAEMDALLRYSERMTRQLISMLPNGCYRFEDALDNDGFTEEPAVIRVAIMIEDEEVTVDFSGTDAQRPGSINAVYPVTLSAVAYVFRCVLGLDIPANSGCLRPIHIIAPEGTLVNARRPAAVAAGNVETSQRIVDILLGALAQACPDRIPAASQGTMNNLTIGGWDQRHNRPFAYYETIGGGMGAGPQFDGASGRHSHMTNTLNTPVEAVEYAYPFRISRYALREGSGGSGQYQGGDGIVRTYEFLQPAEVTLLSDRRITKPYGLEGGAPGESGCNNLRQNGVEKDVSGKCSFPVEAGDELTIDTPGGGGFGKS